One Luteibacter sp. 9135 DNA segment encodes these proteins:
- a CDS encoding CsbD family protein, producing the protein MNEDQIRGAANTVGGRVQRAAGALVGDHGMEGEGAIRETAGRVQAKAGEAVDTVRDAVAHRPLGAILSGFGVGILVGMLLARRD; encoded by the coding sequence ATGAACGAAGACCAGATCCGCGGCGCCGCCAACACCGTCGGCGGCCGTGTGCAGCGTGCCGCCGGCGCCCTCGTGGGCGACCATGGCATGGAAGGCGAAGGCGCCATCCGTGAGACAGCTGGCCGCGTCCAGGCCAAGGCCGGCGAAGCCGTCGACACCGTCCGTGACGCGGTTGCCCACCGCCCGCTCGGCGCGATCCTGAGCGGCTTCGGCGTCGGCATCCTCGTCGGCATGCTGCTCGCGCGCCGCGACTGA
- a CDS encoding GGDEF domain-containing protein, whose protein sequence is MSTGVEQDIWERKYHLALERMERDERDFRDLEEGLRRLAVRLAALARGQGSDIDSLLDRLNEALRDSPQPALLDTLLESLSEAVAGLDRLPSAVNDDAPAAPAVSAPAAAPAALAVAATEAVAPSPLQQDSEVVASLRTDIARLQDLLAAVSARLGDMTRYLAAELAYGEAAAGGRELDATVREEMRALGESTLTATDLGALQAEVNARLSLIDTHFRKYRDREDARMAAYRDRAERMRDRVEELETQTSSLQDSLRREHALALTDLLTGLPNRLAYERHIEAAQARMRETGASLCLAALDIDHFKTINDSLGHAAGDAVLRIVGQTLTRELPDAAFVARYGGEEFVVVFSGSERDAALQAAKGLCALVASLAFHASGKPVTVTMSGGVACFGRNDTAAEVFERADRALYSAKNAGRNRCQAG, encoded by the coding sequence ATGAGTACGGGTGTGGAACAGGACATCTGGGAGCGCAAATACCACCTCGCACTGGAGAGGATGGAGCGCGACGAGCGCGATTTCCGCGACCTGGAGGAGGGCCTGCGCCGCCTCGCCGTGCGCCTGGCTGCCCTTGCCCGTGGCCAGGGCAGCGATATCGACAGCCTGCTCGACCGCCTGAACGAGGCGCTGCGCGACTCCCCCCAGCCCGCCCTGCTGGATACGCTGCTGGAATCCTTGTCGGAAGCCGTGGCCGGGCTGGATCGCCTGCCGTCGGCGGTGAACGACGATGCCCCGGCCGCGCCCGCCGTCTCCGCGCCCGCCGCCGCGCCGGCTGCGCTCGCCGTCGCGGCAACCGAGGCCGTAGCACCCTCACCCTTGCAGCAAGACAGTGAGGTGGTGGCGTCGCTGCGCACGGATATCGCCCGCCTGCAGGACCTGCTGGCTGCGGTCAGCGCACGCCTCGGCGACATGACCCGTTACCTCGCCGCCGAACTGGCCTACGGCGAGGCCGCCGCGGGTGGCCGCGAACTGGATGCCACGGTGCGCGAGGAAATGCGCGCGCTCGGCGAAAGCACCCTCACCGCGACAGACCTGGGCGCCCTGCAGGCGGAGGTGAACGCGCGCCTGTCGCTGATCGACACGCACTTCCGCAAGTACCGCGACCGCGAGGACGCCCGCATGGCCGCCTACCGCGACCGCGCCGAGCGCATGCGCGACCGTGTCGAGGAGCTGGAAACCCAGACAAGCTCGCTGCAGGATTCGCTGCGCCGCGAACACGCGCTGGCGCTGACCGACCTACTCACCGGCCTGCCCAACCGGCTGGCCTACGAGCGTCACATCGAAGCGGCCCAGGCGCGGATGCGCGAAACCGGCGCGTCGCTCTGCCTGGCGGCGCTCGACATCGACCATTTCAAGACGATCAACGACAGCCTGGGCCACGCCGCCGGCGACGCCGTGCTGCGTATCGTGGGCCAGACGCTGACCCGCGAGCTCCCTGATGCGGCGTTCGTTGCGCGTTACGGCGGCGAGGAATTCGTCGTGGTATTCAGCGGCAGCGAACGCGATGCCGCCCTCCAGGCGGCAAAGGGGCTGTGCGCCCTCGTGGCCTCGCTCGCGTTCCATGCCAGCGGCAAGCCGGTCACCGTAACCATGTCCGGCGGCGTCGCGTGCTTCGGCCGGAACGACACGGCCGCGGAAGTATTCGAACGCGCCGATCGTGCCCTGTATTCGGCAAAAAACGCAGGCCGCAACCGCTGCCAGGCCGGCTGA
- the dusB gene encoding tRNA dihydrouridine synthase DusB, whose product MRIGPYSIAPHVVLAPMAGVTDKPFRLLCKRMGAGLAVSEMTASDPRLWNTTKSLRRMDHQGEPEPVSVQIAGYDPGMLAEAAKYNADNGAQLIDINMGCPAKKVCNVWSGSALLQDEPLVARILHAVVRAVDVPVTLKIRTGWDREHRNALTIARIAEDAGIAALAVHGRTRADKYEGEAEYATIAAVKAAVGIPIMANGDITSPTKAREVLAATGADAVMVGRGAQGRPWIFREIAHHLQTGGFLAEPSPAEVRDILAGHLEQLYAFYGERMGVRIARKHLGWYAKDRPENAAFRHVVNQAEDAISQLRLMREYFDALAAGVSLAA is encoded by the coding sequence ATGCGCATCGGTCCCTACTCCATCGCGCCCCACGTGGTGCTCGCACCCATGGCGGGCGTGACCGACAAACCGTTCCGGCTCCTGTGCAAGCGCATGGGGGCGGGCTTGGCCGTGTCCGAGATGACAGCCTCCGATCCGAGGCTGTGGAACACGACCAAGTCGCTGCGCCGGATGGATCACCAGGGGGAGCCGGAGCCGGTCAGCGTACAGATCGCCGGGTACGACCCGGGCATGCTGGCCGAGGCGGCAAAGTACAACGCCGACAACGGGGCCCAGTTGATCGACATAAACATGGGTTGCCCGGCCAAGAAGGTCTGCAATGTCTGGTCGGGCTCGGCCCTGCTGCAGGACGAACCCCTGGTGGCGCGCATCCTGCACGCCGTGGTTCGTGCGGTGGATGTACCGGTCACGCTGAAGATCCGGACCGGCTGGGACCGTGAACACCGCAACGCGCTGACCATTGCGCGTATCGCCGAGGATGCCGGCATCGCGGCCCTGGCCGTGCACGGCCGCACGCGCGCCGACAAATACGAGGGCGAGGCCGAGTACGCCACGATCGCCGCGGTGAAGGCGGCGGTGGGCATCCCCATCATGGCCAACGGCGATATCACCTCGCCGACAAAGGCACGCGAGGTGCTGGCGGCCACGGGTGCCGATGCCGTCATGGTGGGCCGCGGCGCGCAGGGCCGGCCGTGGATCTTCCGCGAAATCGCGCACCACCTGCAGACCGGTGGCTTTCTTGCCGAACCCTCGCCCGCGGAGGTGCGCGACATCCTGGCCGGCCACCTCGAGCAGCTGTATGCGTTCTACGGCGAGCGGATGGGCGTGCGGATCGCGCGCAAGCACCTGGGCTGGTACGCGAAGGATCGCCCGGAAAACGCGGCGTTCCGCCACGTGGTCAACCAGGCGGAGGATGCCATCTCGCAGCTGCGCCTCATGCGCGAGTACTTCGACGCACTGGCCGCCGGCGTGTCGCTGGCGGCGTGA
- a CDS encoding FdhF/YdeP family oxidoreductase, with amino-acid sequence MSEKDIPGIEPYDGAAGGWGALGAVARALSGQMALARESIALHKVNQPKGFDCPGCAWPDPKETSSFEFCENGAKAVSWEATAKRVKPEFFAANTVADLWNLTDYALEGLGRLTHPLAYDADTDTYRPIAWDDAFARIGAALRALPSPDMAEFYTSGRASNEAAFLYQLFVREYGTNNFPDCSNMCHEATSVGLPESLGSGKGTVTLEDFDHCDAIFCIGHNPGTNHPRMLSTLREASLRGVPIVVLNPLPERGLERFTSPQHPVEMLTNSAVRIASTYYKLKIGGDVAVLKGMMKYLLVEDARALAEGMPGVIDRDFIAANTSGFEALFADVEATDWAAIERTSGLTRAEVEHAASIYARASKVIVCYGMGITQHAHGTENVQQIANLLLMRGNIGREGAGICPLRGHSNVQGDRTVGITEKPNAALNEGLRATYGFEPPVAHGHDAVAAVIAIREGRSKALVALGGNLAVAMPDTEETFAAMRGLDLAVHIATKLNRSHLILARQSFILPCLGRTELDEQATGPQAVTVEDSMSMVHASAGTLKPASEHLRSEPWIVGGIAKATLPATRVDWDRLVGDYNLIRDDIEKVFPIFRDFNRRVGAPGGFRLRVAASERAWDTPDGRAHFLLARGLDEDAPLAEGDLMLTTIRSHDQYNTTIYGLNDRYRGVTGRRDVIFLHADDLAARGLKHGDRIDVFATGANVADGKARAVRGFTAVAFDIAPGSVAMYYPEGNALIALESHDRRSGTPAYKSVPVRIERAVTHAVA; translated from the coding sequence ATGAGCGAGAAAGACATTCCCGGCATCGAGCCCTACGACGGCGCGGCAGGCGGCTGGGGCGCGCTCGGCGCGGTCGCCCGCGCGCTCAGCGGCCAGATGGCCCTTGCCCGCGAGTCCATTGCGCTGCACAAGGTCAACCAGCCCAAGGGCTTCGATTGCCCCGGTTGCGCCTGGCCCGATCCGAAGGAAACCTCCTCGTTCGAGTTCTGCGAGAACGGCGCCAAGGCGGTGTCGTGGGAAGCCACGGCAAAACGGGTCAAGCCGGAGTTCTTCGCGGCCAATACCGTCGCCGACCTGTGGAACCTGACCGACTATGCCCTGGAGGGCTTGGGCCGGCTGACCCATCCCCTGGCCTACGACGCCGACACCGACACGTATCGCCCGATCGCCTGGGACGACGCGTTCGCGCGCATCGGCGCCGCCCTGCGCGCGCTGCCCTCGCCGGACATGGCCGAGTTCTACACGTCGGGGCGCGCCTCCAACGAGGCGGCGTTCCTTTACCAGCTGTTCGTTCGCGAATACGGCACGAACAATTTCCCCGACTGCTCCAACATGTGCCACGAGGCCACCAGCGTGGGCCTGCCGGAGTCGCTGGGCTCGGGTAAGGGCACGGTGACACTCGAGGATTTCGATCACTGCGACGCGATTTTCTGCATCGGCCACAACCCGGGCACCAACCACCCGCGCATGCTTTCGACCTTGCGCGAGGCATCGCTGCGCGGCGTGCCCATCGTCGTGCTCAACCCGCTGCCCGAGCGGGGCCTGGAACGCTTCACCTCGCCGCAGCACCCGGTGGAGATGCTCACCAACAGCGCCGTGCGCATCGCCTCCACCTATTACAAGCTGAAGATCGGTGGCGATGTGGCGGTGCTCAAGGGCATGATGAAGTATCTGCTCGTCGAAGATGCCAGGGCCCTCGCCGAGGGCATGCCGGGCGTGATCGACCGGGATTTCATCGCCGCGAACACCAGCGGCTTCGAAGCACTGTTCGCCGACGTCGAGGCGACCGACTGGGCGGCCATCGAACGCACTTCCGGCCTGACGCGCGCGGAGGTCGAGCACGCGGCATCCATCTACGCCCGGGCGTCGAAGGTGATCGTCTGCTACGGCATGGGCATCACCCAGCACGCGCACGGCACCGAGAATGTCCAGCAGATCGCCAACCTGTTGCTGATGCGCGGCAACATCGGCCGCGAAGGCGCCGGCATCTGCCCGCTGCGCGGCCACAGCAACGTGCAGGGCGACCGCACGGTGGGCATCACCGAGAAGCCGAACGCTGCGCTCAACGAGGGCCTTCGCGCCACCTATGGCTTCGAGCCACCGGTCGCGCACGGACACGATGCCGTCGCCGCAGTGATCGCCATACGCGAAGGCCGCTCGAAGGCGCTGGTGGCGCTGGGCGGCAACCTGGCCGTGGCCATGCCCGACACCGAGGAAACCTTCGCCGCCATGCGCGGCCTCGACCTTGCCGTGCACATCGCCACCAAGCTCAACCGCTCGCACCTGATCCTGGCCCGGCAGTCGTTCATCCTGCCCTGCCTGGGCCGCACCGAACTGGACGAGCAGGCCACCGGGCCGCAGGCGGTCACGGTGGAGGATTCCATGTCGATGGTGCATGCGTCCGCCGGCACGCTGAAACCCGCGTCGGAACACCTGCGCTCCGAGCCGTGGATCGTCGGCGGGATCGCCAAGGCCACCCTGCCCGCCACGCGGGTGGACTGGGACCGTCTGGTGGGCGATTACAACCTGATCCGCGACGACATCGAGAAGGTGTTTCCCATCTTCCGCGACTTCAACCGGCGGGTCGGTGCACCCGGCGGTTTCCGCCTGCGCGTCGCCGCCAGCGAGCGCGCCTGGGACACGCCGGACGGCCGCGCGCATTTCCTCCTTGCACGTGGGCTGGACGAGGATGCGCCGCTGGCCGAGGGCGACCTGATGCTCACCACCATCCGCTCGCACGACCAGTACAACACCACCATCTACGGCCTTAACGATCGCTACCGCGGCGTGACCGGTCGGCGTGACGTCATCTTCCTGCACGCCGACGACCTCGCCGCGCGCGGGCTGAAACACGGCGATCGCATCGACGTGTTCGCCACGGGCGCCAACGTGGCCGACGGCAAGGCACGTGCCGTGCGCGGGTTCACGGCAGTGGCCTTCGACATCGCGCCGGGCTCCGTGGCCATGTACTACCCCGAGGGCAACGCACTGATCGCCCTGGAAAGCCACGATCGACGCTCCGGCACGCCGGCTTACAAATCGGTGCCCGTGCGCATCGAGCGCGCGGTGACGCATGCCGTTGCCTGA
- the fdhD gene encoding formate dehydrogenase accessory sulfurtransferase FdhD, which yields MPLPDRPPAAGWVTRPVLRFERGVATQDDDRLAEEVPVAMHVDGEPFAVMMATPHDLEDFARGFALTEGKVASIDEITSIDIHDVLEGVTVDVRTVGHARRERPVEPASRTLPGRSGCGICGSRELEDVVRHPAPVGTGPSITPAAIEHALDSLRGSQPINAFTGSVHAAAWALPDGTLLSVREDVGRHNALDKLIGALLAARIDTDHGFVVLTSRASYEMVTKAAVARIAVVVAISAPTALAVHLAADCGVTLVGFARPGRFNVYTRPQRVL from the coding sequence ATGCCGTTGCCTGATCGCCCGCCGGCAGCGGGATGGGTGACGCGGCCCGTGCTGCGCTTCGAGCGCGGCGTGGCCACCCAGGACGACGACAGGCTGGCCGAGGAAGTGCCGGTGGCGATGCATGTGGACGGCGAACCGTTCGCGGTCATGATGGCCACGCCGCACGACCTCGAGGATTTCGCCCGCGGTTTCGCCCTGACCGAAGGCAAGGTGGCGTCGATCGACGAGATCACGTCGATCGACATCCACGACGTACTCGAGGGCGTCACGGTGGACGTGCGCACCGTGGGCCATGCGCGGCGCGAACGACCTGTCGAACCGGCATCACGCACCCTGCCCGGGCGCAGCGGCTGCGGCATCTGCGGCAGCCGCGAACTGGAAGACGTGGTTCGTCATCCGGCGCCGGTCGGCACGGGGCCGTCGATCACGCCCGCCGCCATCGAGCACGCCCTGGACTCCCTGCGCGGGTCGCAACCCATCAACGCGTTCACCGGGTCCGTGCATGCGGCGGCCTGGGCCCTGCCGGACGGCACCCTGCTGAGCGTGCGCGAGGACGTCGGCAGGCACAACGCGCTGGACAAACTGATCGGCGCACTGCTGGCCGCGCGCATCGACACCGACCACGGCTTCGTGGTGCTGACCAGCCGCGCCAGTTACGAGATGGTGACCAAGGCGGCCGTCGCGCGCATCGCGGTGGTAGTGGCTATCTCGGCTCCTACCGCGCTGGCGGTGCACCTGGCCGCCGACTGCGGCGTGACCCTGGTGGGCTTTGCGCGACCGGGACGTTTCAACGTCTATACACGACCGCAGCGGGTGCTTTAG
- the mobA gene encoding molybdenum cofactor guanylyltransferase, whose protein sequence is MAPRPGGRPMILGLVLAGGLSSRMGRDKAALVIDGATLLQRAILALHAAGAAIVAVSGDRPGGIPDRWPRSGPVGGIASVADHLPNGELLVVPVDMPHLGESLLAPLLASAGTHATSCWQGHPLPMRLRLDAMSRTALAELMTRPGRACSVAALQSRLGVAALPLDNAVTPRLVNCNTPDQWREATA, encoded by the coding sequence GTGGCCCCTCGACCCGGCGGACGCCCGATGATCCTCGGCCTGGTGCTTGCCGGCGGACTGTCCTCGCGCATGGGGCGTGACAAGGCCGCACTGGTGATCGACGGTGCCACGCTGTTGCAGCGCGCGATCCTTGCATTGCACGCCGCCGGCGCGGCCATCGTCGCGGTCAGCGGCGATCGGCCTGGTGGCATCCCCGACCGCTGGCCTCGCAGCGGCCCGGTCGGCGGTATCGCCAGCGTGGCCGACCATCTGCCTAACGGCGAATTGCTCGTGGTGCCCGTGGACATGCCGCACCTGGGCGAGTCCCTGCTCGCGCCCTTGCTGGCGTCGGCAGGCACCCATGCCACGAGTTGCTGGCAAGGCCACCCCCTGCCGATGCGCCTGCGCCTGGATGCGATGTCACGCACGGCGCTTGCGGAGCTGATGACCCGACCCGGGCGGGCGTGTTCGGTCGCGGCCTTGCAGTCGCGGCTGGGCGTCGCCGCGCTGCCGCTCGACAACGCGGTGACGCCGCGACTGGTCAACTGCAACACACCCGATCAATGGCGCGAGGCGACGGCATGA
- a CDS encoding molybdopterin molybdotransferase MoeA, producing the protein MIAYPDAVTRLLAECRTLSSEHPGLDKAAGRVLAADVVSPLSLPGFDNAAMDGYALRAPGASIAAGSGYRVAAMHAAGDGALAYPEAECCEIATGARMPEGFDTVVPLERCERDGDHVHFLADEPRGQNVRTVGGDLRAGSVALHAGRRIDAAAVMLLAALGIDGVDVVRRPRVAVIATGSELHPAGTLPPGGIHDSNGPFLAASLLRWGAELVVRQRVPDVGTAFHEAIADALAAGVDLIVTTGAVSAGRFDFVPTTLSALGAHTLFHKVAMRPGKPLLAARFDAGPLVLGLPGNPMAVAVGYRFFVAPVLRALAGLPPERPQRVRVAEGVSLREGLHHFALGRFIDDIDGETRVCVMPAQAAYRIVPYTQADTWLSAADAFNGRVDAWPLDPADAR; encoded by the coding sequence ATGATTGCCTATCCCGATGCCGTGACGCGGTTGCTCGCCGAGTGCAGGACGCTGAGCAGTGAGCATCCAGGGCTCGACAAGGCGGCGGGGCGTGTCCTCGCCGCCGATGTCGTCAGCCCGCTGTCGCTACCCGGGTTCGACAACGCGGCCATGGATGGCTACGCGTTGCGTGCCCCCGGCGCGTCCATCGCCGCCGGTTCCGGCTACCGCGTGGCCGCCATGCATGCCGCGGGCGATGGCGCATTGGCCTACCCCGAGGCGGAATGTTGCGAGATCGCCACCGGCGCGCGCATGCCGGAAGGCTTCGATACCGTGGTGCCGCTGGAGCGCTGTGAACGCGACGGCGATCACGTGCATTTTCTTGCGGACGAACCGCGGGGCCAGAACGTGCGTACCGTCGGTGGGGACCTCCGTGCGGGCAGCGTCGCCTTGCACGCCGGCCGGCGTATCGATGCGGCGGCCGTCATGCTGCTGGCCGCGCTGGGCATCGATGGCGTCGATGTCGTACGGCGGCCGCGGGTGGCCGTCATCGCCACGGGCAGCGAGTTGCATCCCGCCGGTACGCTGCCGCCCGGTGGCATCCACGATTCCAACGGCCCGTTTCTCGCCGCCAGCCTGTTGCGCTGGGGCGCCGAGCTGGTCGTCCGTCAGCGGGTACCCGATGTCGGAACGGCTTTCCATGAGGCCATCGCCGACGCTCTTGCGGCCGGTGTGGACCTGATCGTCACCACGGGTGCCGTGTCGGCCGGTCGGTTCGACTTCGTTCCCACCACGCTTTCGGCACTCGGCGCGCATACCCTGTTCCACAAGGTGGCGATGCGGCCGGGCAAGCCCTTGCTCGCCGCACGCTTCGACGCCGGCCCGCTGGTGCTGGGCCTGCCGGGCAACCCCATGGCCGTCGCGGTCGGCTATCGCTTCTTCGTGGCGCCGGTGCTACGCGCGCTGGCGGGCTTGCCTCCCGAACGCCCGCAGCGCGTGCGCGTCGCGGAAGGCGTCAGCTTGCGCGAGGGCCTGCATCACTTCGCCCTCGGTCGATTCATCGATGACATCGATGGCGAAACGAGGGTATGCGTCATGCCGGCTCAGGCCGCCTACCGCATCGTGCCGTATACGCAGGCGGACACATGGCTGTCCGCGGCGGATGCGTTCAACGGAAGGGTGGATGCGTGGCCCCTCGACCCGGCGGACGCCCGATGA
- the fusA gene encoding elongation factor G — protein sequence MNTVNRDTRIPVDRWRNLGIIAHVDAGKTTLTERLLYASGAIHRTGEVHDGATTTDHMELERERGITIGAAAVRAQWTPDGGEPHRLTLIDTPGHIDFAIEVERSLRVLDGAVTVFSGVAGVQPQSETVWHQARRHGVPLMAFVNKMDRPGADFDAVVVQMRDTLGARPWVVARPVIEAEHMTGLVDLVGERTWRFDATGAAGVHAWDAAERAVHAAARADLVAAVADHDDTLAALWLADQPITANELRAALRRGTLAGLGSPVLPGSAFRNVGIEALLDAMVDYLPSPLDRPPVVAHTDDGDIAVLPDAQAPLAALVFKVVHQAHGPMAFVRIYAGRLRVGDAVWRSGTDRVQRVGRLAVVRADETDAVEFAEAGDIVAVAGWKDVATGETLADPHRPVRLETIQAQPAVLSWRLSPERSADLLKLGNGLARLAQEDPSFRVGTDPETGETLVWGMGELHLEVTVERLRREWGVPVRTGFPRVAYQETPAKASGPVEGKLAKQTGGSGQYARVVLSLAPTGEAGNRFEDRSTGGVIPKALQSAVEKGVRSALLEGPRGHPVVGAGVTVLDGQAHAVDSNEAAFHRAAQMAVKAALEATGTVLLEPVMRVSVTTPGTAVGDVLGDLQRRGGHIVQLTEAQARTTIEADVPLARLDGYSTALRSLSQGRASATVAFHAYRPASAQEVSHAGRAAVSLGG from the coding sequence ATGAACACCGTCAACCGCGATACCCGCATTCCCGTCGACCGCTGGCGCAACCTTGGCATCATCGCGCACGTGGACGCAGGCAAGACCACGCTCACCGAGCGCCTGCTTTACGCCTCCGGCGCGATCCATCGCACGGGTGAGGTGCACGACGGCGCGACCACCACCGACCACATGGAGCTCGAGCGCGAGCGCGGCATCACGATCGGTGCCGCGGCCGTGCGCGCGCAGTGGACGCCGGATGGCGGCGAGCCGCATCGGCTTACCCTTATCGATACCCCGGGACACATCGACTTCGCGATCGAGGTGGAACGTTCGTTGCGCGTGCTCGATGGCGCGGTCACCGTCTTTTCCGGCGTGGCGGGCGTGCAGCCGCAATCGGAAACGGTGTGGCACCAGGCACGCCGCCATGGCGTACCGCTCATGGCGTTCGTCAACAAGATGGATCGCCCGGGGGCGGACTTCGACGCCGTGGTCGTGCAGATGCGGGACACGCTGGGCGCCCGCCCTTGGGTCGTCGCGCGGCCGGTCATCGAGGCCGAACACATGACCGGCCTGGTCGACCTGGTCGGTGAGCGCACGTGGCGCTTCGATGCCACCGGCGCGGCGGGCGTGCACGCGTGGGATGCCGCCGAGCGCGCCGTCCATGCGGCTGCGCGTGCAGACCTCGTGGCCGCGGTGGCCGATCACGACGATACGCTCGCCGCCCTTTGGCTGGCGGACCAGCCGATCACGGCGAACGAACTGCGCGCGGCGTTGCGCCGGGGCACGTTGGCGGGCCTCGGTTCGCCGGTGTTGCCGGGCTCCGCGTTCCGCAACGTCGGTATCGAGGCGTTGCTCGATGCGATGGTCGACTATCTACCGTCGCCGCTGGATCGTCCGCCCGTGGTCGCGCATACCGACGACGGTGACATCGCGGTGCTGCCCGACGCGCAGGCGCCCCTGGCGGCGCTGGTCTTCAAGGTGGTTCATCAGGCGCATGGCCCGATGGCGTTCGTTCGTATCTATGCCGGACGCCTGCGCGTCGGCGATGCGGTGTGGCGCAGCGGCACCGATCGCGTCCAGCGCGTGGGCCGGCTTGCCGTCGTGCGCGCCGACGAAACCGACGCCGTCGAGTTCGCCGAAGCGGGCGACATCGTGGCCGTCGCCGGCTGGAAAGACGTCGCCACGGGCGAAACGCTGGCCGATCCGCATCGCCCGGTAAGGCTGGAGACGATCCAGGCGCAGCCGGCCGTGCTGTCGTGGCGGTTGTCGCCGGAACGCTCCGCCGACCTGCTCAAGCTCGGCAACGGGCTGGCGCGGCTGGCGCAGGAGGACCCGTCGTTTCGCGTGGGCACGGATCCGGAGACCGGTGAGACGCTGGTCTGGGGTATGGGCGAGCTGCACCTGGAGGTCACGGTCGAGCGCCTTCGCCGCGAATGGGGTGTGCCGGTACGTACCGGTTTCCCGCGCGTGGCCTACCAGGAAACCCCGGCGAAGGCCTCCGGTCCGGTCGAAGGCAAGCTGGCCAAGCAGACCGGTGGCAGCGGGCAGTACGCGCGCGTCGTACTGTCGCTGGCACCGACCGGCGAGGCGGGCAACCGCTTCGAGGACCGCAGCACCGGCGGCGTCATTCCGAAGGCCCTCCAGTCGGCCGTGGAGAAGGGCGTGCGGTCGGCGCTGCTCGAGGGCCCGCGTGGCCACCCCGTGGTCGGTGCCGGCGTGACGGTGCTCGACGGCCAGGCGCACGCGGTGGACTCGAACGAGGCCGCTTTCCATCGTGCTGCGCAGATGGCGGTGAAAGCCGCGTTGGAGGCGACGGGCACGGTGCTGCTGGAGCCGGTGATGCGGGTATCGGTCACCACCCCGGGCACGGCCGTCGGCGATGTGCTTGGCGACCTGCAACGTCGCGGCGGGCATATCGTCCAGCTCACGGAGGCGCAGGCGCGCACGACGATCGAAGCCGACGTGCCGCTGGCCCGGCTGGATGGCTACAGCACGGCACTGCGGTCCCTGAGCCAGGGGCGCGCCTCGGCCACGGTGGCATTCCACGCCTACCGTCCGGCGTCCGCGCAGGAGGTGTCGCACGCGGGGCGTGCTGCCGTTAGTCTTGGCGGATGA
- a CDS encoding aldo/keto reductase — translation MRYVKLGRTGLEISPVVLGCMTYGAPDRGNHAWTLDEAQSRPFLRKALDLGINTFDTANAYSDGTSEEIVGRALRDFARRDEVVIATKTFFRWHKGPNGGGLSRKAIFHSVDDSLARLGTDYIDLLQIHRFDPDTPIEETLEALHDVVKAGKARYLGASSMYTWQFAQMIYTARLHGWTEFVSMQDHYNLLQREEEREMMPFCIDEGIALLPWSPLARGRLTRDWDEGSTRQQSDVFGSTLYGGTEDADRAIVAAVKQVAEARGVPRAQVALAWVAQREGITAPIVGASKPQHLDDAVAAIELTLTADEIATLEGAYTPRAIAGFE, via the coding sequence ATGCGCTACGTGAAACTCGGCCGCACCGGCCTGGAGATTTCCCCCGTCGTCCTGGGTTGCATGACCTACGGCGCGCCCGATCGCGGCAACCACGCGTGGACACTGGACGAAGCGCAGAGCCGCCCCTTCCTGCGCAAGGCGCTGGACCTGGGCATCAATACGTTCGATACCGCCAATGCCTACTCGGACGGCACCTCCGAGGAAATCGTCGGCCGCGCGCTGCGCGACTTCGCACGTCGGGACGAAGTGGTGATCGCCACCAAGACGTTCTTCCGCTGGCACAAGGGGCCGAACGGCGGGGGCCTGTCACGCAAGGCGATCTTCCACTCGGTGGATGATTCGCTCGCCCGCCTGGGAACCGACTATATCGACCTGCTGCAGATCCATCGTTTCGACCCGGATACGCCGATCGAGGAAACGCTCGAAGCCCTGCACGACGTGGTCAAGGCCGGCAAGGCGCGTTATCTCGGCGCGTCGTCGATGTATACGTGGCAGTTCGCGCAGATGATCTACACCGCGCGCCTGCATGGCTGGACCGAATTCGTCAGCATGCAGGACCACTACAACCTGCTGCAGCGCGAGGAAGAGCGCGAGATGATGCCGTTCTGCATCGACGAAGGCATCGCGCTGCTGCCGTGGAGCCCGCTGGCACGCGGACGGCTGACGCGCGACTGGGACGAAGGCAGCACCCGGCAGCAGAGCGACGTGTTCGGCAGCACGCTTTATGGCGGCACGGAAGACGCCGACCGTGCCATCGTGGCGGCGGTGAAGCAGGTGGCGGAAGCGCGCGGCGTACCGCGCGCACAGGTGGCGCTGGCATGGGTCGCGCAGCGCGAAGGCATCACCGCGCCGATCGTGGGCGCGTCGAAGCCACAGCACCTGGACGATGCCGTGGCGGCGATCGAGCTTACGCTGACCGCCGACGAGATCGCCACGCTGGAGGGCGCTTATACGCCCAGGGCCATTGCGGGCTTCGAATGA